GAAGACTGATGAACCGGGTGGGTGTAGTCCCCTCCAAGTCCACGTACACGTCGGAACCCAGGGTCGAGACGGTACGAACTCCTGGAATCTTTTCGATCTCGCTCACATCCTCTTCGGCAACACCTTTCACCACTACTGTCGTTACCGGGATTTCCGTTTCCTCGGTGCCGAACTTGTCGAGGTCCGCACCCTTACGCTGCAGGGTCAACGCGATGTGCTTCTTCAACGCCTTCTCGACGATTTCGCCATCGATGACGTCCTTCCCTTCTTGGATGCGGATCGCCTGGGCGAGCTGCGCGATGTCTCGAGCGTAGGCGAACGTGGGTTTCAATCCCCAACCTCCTTCTTCCTCGGGCGTGAACGCCCGGCGGTAGGTTGCTAGGGCGTCTTCGGTGTACTCCTCTCCCATATCCTCTAACCGTCTCCTGAACAGTTTCACCGCTTCTTCCAAAGGTGGGTGGGATAGGTGTACGAACAGTGGAGCACGACGCAAATGGGCCTCGTCGAACACCGTGATCGGTAAGTTCGTCGAGAAAGCCGCGATGAAGTCGCAGAACACTTCGACCGCAGTACCGCCGACGTGGATTATATCCTTCTTGTTCTCCATCGGTACGATCAATCTGTTCAGGATAGCGATATGCGAGTCCCTCTGACGCCCCACGTCGTCCACTAAGAACACTCCACCGTGGGCCTTGACGTGTGGAGGTACCTCGTAAACACCTTTATCCGCGTCATATCGGCCTTGGAGGTCTTCTAGGGTGAGTTCCGCTCCCGTGAACACGAACGGGGCGTGTATCTTCACCCACCGCTCGTCCCCCGGTTGCTCCCGCCTGGGTCTCGGCTCGTGGAAGTCCGGATCGTATAGTTGTAATACGCTACCAGCAACGTACACGGCTTTCGGGATCACGATTGGTGGCAGTAGTTTCGCCATGCGACTGAGTGTGAACGTCTTTCCCGTACCTGGGGGTCCGAAAACGATGATGCCTCTACCGCTGGTCGCCGAGAGGTAGTACGTCCGCTTGGCTTCCTCGGCCCCTATCACGTCGTGGAAAGCGTACTCGTACACCTCTTCTGGTATCTCGATCGGGTATCGTCCCTCGACTTGATCACCCACGACCTCCCGGTACATCTCGTAAGGTACTGGACACACACCAATGTACGGGTCCTCTCTCATGATGTCCGCGGCCAACTCACGTCCCTTGGGAGTCACGTCGAAAGTCGTGTTCTGGAACATTGGACCTCCTCCAGCGTGACCCACCAGCTTACGATCTTGAAGTTCGTCGACTATGTCCTCTAGTATCGGGATCGGAATCCTAGTAATCTCGTAGATTTCCCTACCGCTCACCGGCCCCCTATCCGCGATGACTTTGAGTACGAGGTTTTCGATGTACTCCTCGGGTAATCCCAGATCCTCGATAGATTTTGGTTTAACCAACGACTCCACTACTTCGACTATTTCCGGCCGGTTATAGTATTCCTCTACAGCTTCCAAGATTTCGGGCGGTAAATCTTCAGCCAACGTCTCTCACCCCCGTGTGACCGGCGCCTATGCGACCAATCCCGGCATCATACACTCGTAGTGAGAAATCCTTTTCGAAAACTTCCAATCGGGGCTCCGTCACCTTAGACCGCCGGAGCAGCTCTCCCCTAAGTCTCTCCCGCGGGAACGACTCGAGTCGAGGGGATCCGGACCAAACGTTCATCTCGAGCTTCCGACGCAGCCTTCCACCCTATTTCATTAAGTATCCTCATTATGCCACCATTCCCATGAGAACCGGAGCGTACGGTAGTTATCGCGTCCCGAGCTCCCCAGTCCCAGGAACTCACGGTTCCCTTTTCGTTGCGATCATCGTAACGATTTCCGGTTGGTGCGGGGGCCGGGATTTGAACCCGGGACGGCCCTACGGCCACGGGATCCTAAGTCCCGCCCCTTTGACCAGGCTCGGGCGCCCCCGCTCCGTCCACAACTTGCCCACATCCCCAGACCTTATTAACTTTGCTCCCTATTCGCGCTTCCTGCTCGTCAACGGTGGCTCGTAACCTCGCCAGTCCATGTCGTACGGGGTAACCCGGGCCGGTACCTTATCCACCTCGTAGTACAACCAAGCCTCGAAAGGTGGGTCCCCTTCTCCCCACGGTCTACCGTGCTTGAGGTTCTTCAGAACCACCGGCTTCATGAATTTCCAATCCGGATACTTCTCCCAGAACTCCTTCGACGGTTCAACTGAAAATTTCAGCGCCAGTGAAAATATCACCAGTGAGGATATCGCCATAGATACTGCGCACCTCTTCTCGTACCACAGAGGTGAGGTGACGACCAAATAAGGAGGACCGAGTCTTTTAACCACGAGGCCCGCAGACGTGTATGCTACGCCGACTAATTTTAACTTCAACGAGCGTCTCTCCGTTAACATCCCAGATATCACCGGTGATACTATCAACATATACCATAATACAGCGGCCATCTCGAAATTACCCGGCGGTCTCCATTCCGATACTACCCCCAATAATTTCGAGATCAAACCAGGATTATGGTAAACTAGTAAGCCATGTGATGCACTAATGTTCGGGTCAGGGATCGCGATCGTTATTGCGGCTCCGATCACGAAGGCTTTCCAAACTATTAGGAAAGTTTTCCTTCGATCGGGTGAGACATCCGGGATCAGTACGAACAGTACTGCTAGCGGAAGAATTTCTAACCACCCATCGTAGAACAATCCTGTAATAGCTCCGAGACACGTAGCGAGCGCTATCTCACTCCTACTGATTTTCCCGACTACTAGCGATTTAGCCAAGAGTGTCCCGAACACTGGGTACGTGAGTAGGCAAATCGTCCGTTTGCCTCCTAAGAAGTAACTGTAGTGTATCGTGTAAGTGGTAGTTAAAATCCATGGGATTACGGAACCCATCCTCGGCTCTATCAGGAACGACAGAATTGACCCCAGGAATCCGAACGCTAACGCGATTAGGAATCTGTAGTCGCTTTTCGGTCCACCTTTCGGATTTATGACCAGCGAACATAGTGGGATTATCGGGCTTCGGTAAATGAATTGTGGTTCGTCCTTACGCCACCAGCTGACTTTCGGATAATCTCCGTGTTCCGAATAGTATTTCGCTATGAACCCGTAATAGAACCAATCGCAAGTAGGCGTTGGATAGAGGTAACTGAGGTATGTGGACGTGGAGAAAACCGAAACACCCGAGATCAGTAGTAGGAGCCTGAAACGGTAGCCATCCCGAATCATCGCGTTACCCTCATGGATGTAAGCGTTTGCGGTCCCGCGGGAACAGGGTTACTTCACGGATGTTCTCGGCATCCGTGATAGTCATCAAGGTGCGCTCCAGTCCGAGTCCCCACCCACCGTGCGGCGGCATACCGTATTTGAAAGATTCGAGATAGTATTTGAAGTCCGCCGGGTTCAGTCCTTGCTCCTCTATCTGTCGGACGAGCACGTCGTAACGGTGTTCTCGCTGGGCTCCGGAGGCGAGCTCCAATCCCTTATACATTAAGTCGAACGCTGTCGTCACCTCGTCGTCCTTGGCCATGGTGTAGAACGGCCTAATCTCCTTCGGCCATTCGGTTATGAAGAACGGTTCTTCGAAGATTTCCCCGAGTTTGCGTTCGGCTTCGGTCGGTAGGTCCTCACCCCACTCGACCTCGATACCGTGGTCAGACAGTAGATTCAGAGCCTCCTCGTACGTTATACGTTCGAACGGTACCTCCAGCTCTGGCAACTCCTGATTCAACACCTTGAGCTCCCTCTCACACTCTTCTCGCACTTTCCGGAAGATGTGCGCCAGGAGCTTCTCGAGCACCCGCATTACGTCTTCCTCGCTCTCGATGAACGACATCTCGATGTCCACTGAGATGGCCTCGTTGAGGTGCCGCCGCGTGTTATGTTCCTCCGCGCGGAAGATTGGACCTATCTCGTAAACGCGCTCGAATCCTGCGGCCATGAGCATCTGTTTGTAGAGCTGTGGACTCTGCGCTAAGTACGCGTCCCTCTCGAAGTACACCACTGGGAACAGCTCTGTACCACCTTCCGTCGCCGAGGCGATTATCTTCGGCGTGTGAACCTCGATGAACCCGCGCTCCTCGAGGAACTCCCGGATCGCTGAGGTCACCACGTTTCTGATCTTGAAGATCGCTTGGGGTTCCTCGCGACGGAGATCTAGTATCCGTGCGTCGAGTCTGGTATCTAGGTCAGCATCCACCTTACCGGTCGGATCCAAGGGCAGGTGCGTGTTCGACTTCGATAGCACCTCGATGCGCCGCGGGATGATCTCGACGCCTCTGGGGGCCTTCTCGTTCGCCTGGACGATACCCTCGACACGGATTACCGATTCCTTGGTGAGCTTCGGTACCTTCTCGAACGTCTCCTTCGGTACCTTCTGCCTCGGAAGCGTCAGCTGTACGATCCCAGTACGATCGCGCAGGAGTACGAATTTGATCCCGCCTAAGTCCCTCACCTCGTGGACCCAGCCCGCCAATCTCACTTCTTCCCCGTCCCGCTCGGGAGTGACGTCTGCAGTATACGCGTCCTTGAGCATTTTCCACACCCCAGTCCGCGCGCATGGCTACTCTTAAGAACCCTCAGGACCTGCGCACCTTCACCGCCTCCGCGTGGTTCGGTAGTCCCTCACACTCGGCCAGCTCCTCTACGATCGGAGCGAGGTACTCCACGTCCCCCTCCCGTAACTGCTGGATCGGGATAATCTTCACGAAGTCCCACGTGCCTAGAGCACCCCTGGCCCGTGCGAACCCGCCGGTCGGTAGCACGTGGTTGGGACCCGTGGCGTAGTCCCCGAACGGCACCGCGGTCAAGTGACCCAGGAAGACGGTGCCCGCGTTTTCCACGCCCTGTAACAACTCCTCCGGGTTCTCTACGCACAGCTGTAGGTGCTCCGGTGCGTACCGGTTGGCCAATCGGACGCACTCCTCTAGGGAGTCGAGTACGACTATCCATCCGTTCCTGTCGAGCGCCTTCAGGACTACCTCCTCACGCTCTATCCCCGCGTCCAGTAACTCCTCGATACGTTCCTTCACGGCACGGGCTATCTCCTCCGAGTCGGTGGCCAGTACCGCCGCGGCGTTTGGATCGTGTTCCGCCTGGGCGATGAGGTCCCGTGCCAGCCAGTCCGGGTCGGCCGAGTCGTCCGCTATAACGAACACTTCGGAGGGACCCGCCGGCATGTCCACGTCGGTTAGCCCTCTTGAGTATGCTAGGAGCTTAGCCGCTGTCACGTAGACGTTCCCAGGACCCACGATCTTGTCGACTCGGGGTACCGCCTCGGTTCCCGTGGCCATCGCCGCGATGGCTTGCGCACCGCCGACCCGATAGACAGCGTCCGCGCCGGCTATCTCAGCCGCCACCAGCACCTCCGGTGAGGCACGTATGTCGTTGTCCACTGGAGGCGTACACACTATCACCTCGCGACATCCCGCGACGCGTGCCGGTATTACGGTCATGAGGGCTGTCGACGGATAGGACGCGCGTCCGCCGGGAACGTAGCATCCTACTCTCGGAACGGGTCGGAATGTGAGACCACACTCCGTCCCCTCCACGTCGAAGGTTATCCTGTCCACGCGGGGTAGGGACTTCCTGTGAAACTCTTCGATACGGTGGGCCGCCTCCTCGAGCGCCTCCACGGTACGCTCGTCCACGAGCTCACGGGCGACCTCGAAATCGTCTTCGGATACCCGGAGGTCCTCGGCCTCTAGCTCGATCCCGTCGAACCGTTCGGTGTATTCCAGCAGCGCCTCGTCACCTCGTTCGACTACGTTCTCGAAGATCCGCTCGACGTCGGATAAGACTCCCGTCACGTCCATCTCCGACCTGCGCAGGACGCGTTCCAGCTCTTCCTCTTCAGGTCGCACCAGCAGCCTCATCGGCCAACACCCGCAGTCGCTCTCGGATGTGGTCCAGAACTCGGGCCAGCACGCGCCCGTTATCGTACTCTCGGAGCACATACCTCGCACGATCTTGGTCCATCCTCTCGTACTCCCGCGCGATCTTTCGGACGCAGCGCACGACGTTGTCGACGATGGTGATATCGGCACTACGAGCTGTGCGGGAGAGTGGGTTCAAGTCTATGGCCACTACGGTCTTTCCGAGTTCCTTCAGGGCGTTGGTCCGGTCCCCATCTTCCAGGGGTACCAGAACCACATCCGCCCGATGGATCCCACGGTCGTCGACCACGGCTCGAGGAGAGGACAGGTTCGGGAGCCTGACGAGATGCTCCGGATCGACGCCTAACACCCTGTCGGCTCCGGCCTCCTTAAGGACCTTGGCGATCTTCTTCACTCGATCTTCCGTCCTGTGGAACAAGTTCACTTCGAGCGGGGCACCGGTGACCTCGGAGAGCTCTACGAGATCCTCTGAGCACAGGGCGGCGGTGTTCCCGTTCACCGATATCACAGGGTGTTCAGCGAGCTTGAACGCGGCTGCCGCCGCCTTGATCGCTTCCCGGACAGGCGGAATGGTTTTCTCACCGATTAAGTAGTCGAACGCCTCGCCCCTGCCTTGGGCGATCATTCCTTGAGGTACCACGTATCCATCTTCGAAGCCCTGCACGAGGCGCTCACGGATCTTCAACACCTCCGCCCTCGGGTGATCTGGTGGTATCTTCACCCGCGGTCACCCCGGAGCACGGAGCAATTTCGAGAGGGCGTCTACCAACTTCTTGGCTAGCTCCCGCTTGTCCCCTCTCACTCGTTCGATGACCTCGCCGTTTCCGTCCAATATCCACCACTCCGATTCCTCGGCACCGGCTGTTTCCGGAGGGTTGGCGACGACGAGTTCACACGGAACTTCGTCCAGAAGCCGTCGGGCTCCCCTCACCGGCTCGGGATCTAGCTTGAACGCCACCCTAACTCCGTCGAAATCCGGAAACACTTCTCTTACTATTTTCTCGGTGGGGATCAGACGGATTTCGTGCTCACGTCGCGAGTCCAGCTTCCCGTCGGCGCGCTTCGCCGGTCGAAAGTCCGACGGTGCCGCCGCCATCACGATAGCGTCCGCGTCGTCGACCCTACTCACGACCTTCTCGAGCATTTCACGGGTTGTTTCCACCTCCACGCGCTCATCCGTCGGAGGCGGATCTACCCGGAGCGGTCCGTGGATAAACACGACTTCGGCCCCACGCGCACGAAGCTCGCGGCATATCTCACACGCCGTCCGTCCCGAGCTCCGGTTGGTGATCACCCGAACATTGTCCAACGGCTCCATCGTCGGCCCTCCGGTAACCAAAATCCTGAAACCCGATAGCTCCCCCTCCACGGCTTTCACTATCTCCCCTATTGAGGCCAGCTTCGCTTTCCCCTCCTCGATCACGGGCCCCACGACGATGACTCCCATCTTCTCCAGTCGGCGTAGGATCTCTCGAGCCGGTGGTGACCGGTACATGTGTAAGGACATCGCGGGGGCGACGACTAATCGTTTCCCGGCCCCTAACGATGTCAAGGCCGTGAGGGGGACGGGGGCATCTGCTACCCCGTGCACGATCTTGGCAAGGGTGTTCAGCGTGGCCGGCACTACCACCACCACGTCGGCCCACTCGGCCAGCTCCACGTGCTCCGCCCGTGATGTGAGTCGTGGGACGACATCCTCGGCCGCGAATCCCAGTGCGTCCTCACCCACGAACCTCAGGGCTTCCTCCGACGTAACGACCCGTACGCGATGACCCCGACGTGTCAGTTCCCGGCATACGTCCGGGGCGCGATATGCGGCTACGCTACCCGTCACGCATACGACCACGTTAGCCAAAGGTCACCTCCACCTCCATCCCCGTGAGCTCTTTCACCGCCTTCTCAAGCTCCTCTGTGTCCGCAGGCACTCGGTGCCGGTCCCTGTGATGAATCACCGCCTTGTAACGCTCACCGTCCGGCTCGTAGACAACGTTCACACTGAGCAACCTCGCCGGTAAGATTAAATCTTGCACGAGTTTCCTCAACTGACGCACGTCCTCGGGATCCTCGACTTCCTCCACGACGCGCACCTTCTTACCTAAGTGGTCCGATAAGGCCCTGGAAATCCTACCCCGCTTGCCGATGAGCTTCCCGGCCATCCCCTGTCTCGTCACCAGTACCACTAGGTTTCCCGTGTCTACGGTCCTCAGCAGCGCTACGTCTTCGAGTGATGGATGATCTTCCTTGAGTTCCACCAGCTTCTTGGACACCTCAACGTCGGTTTCCGTGATCTCTCCTCGTTCCAGTCTCTCCTCGCACCCCGGGCATAGAAGCCCGGTCTTCGCACACACTTCACAGATCGGTAACTCCAACATCGAACCCCCGAGAATCAGGTTCACGGAGCTGCCGTGGGAGCCGTCCGTTAAAAAGTTGACTCGTAGGGCACCCGGCCTGTGTGGCGCGTTCCCGAAACTCATTTACTGGATCCACGGCACTGCGCACGGCCCAACCCAGCAACCGAAGTGGACGGGGGTCCACGCAATGGCTGAGGAGGAGAACGTCGTGTACGTCGGCAGCAAGCCCGTCATGAACTATGTTCTAGCCTGCATCACGCAGTTCAATGAAGGAGCCAACGAGGTCCGAATCAAGGCTCGTGGTCGTGCCATCAGCCGTGCGGTCGACGTCGCTGAGATCGTCAGGAACCGCTTCATGCCGGAGGTCGAAGTCAAGGACATCAAAATCGGTACCGAAGAACTCGAAACGGAGGAAGGAGATACCGTCAACGTGTCCACGATAGAGATAGTACTCGAGAAGCCTGTGTAAACCGGTTTTTTGGTCACCATCCTCGCTCGTCCTCCTGATTCTCACCCGAATCGGAAACGGAATCGGGAACGTCACCCCGCGATAATCCTTGGAACTTCCCTGGCCTTCCACTCCGAGCCGCGGAGGGACATACCCTACAACTCCCTGCTCCCTCCTCATTATTGGTACACTAATCGTAGTGGCGTTAACTTCACCCATCAGCCTACCTAAAGAGTCCGAGAAAGATGCTTCTACAACGTAAACCCCACTCTCCGTCAACTTCACCCACACGTCCACGTACAGTAACCTGTGACCTTCAAAGTGAACTTCTACCTTCTCCACGTTACCACTAACCACCGGATTACTTTGTCCCGATAGATCGACGAGGGCGCTTCCAACTACCTCGTTCAGTCTCCTCACTACCACTGTTAGGTATAAACCCATCCTAGTCGTTATGAGGTCGTAATCCGTGTTCACGCGAATTCGGAAGACGATCTCGTCCGCTCTTTTCGTTGCCTGACCAGGAGGTAGATTTAGTGTCGTTTTAATCATCCTGTACCTCATCGGTATGACCAACTGATATCCTCCGATGGAATCCTGAATGATCGTACTGGAATATACCACGATTGGAACTGATGGCATCACGAATGTTCCCTGTTCGGTTTCGTATATTACGGCGTTTACGCTACCGACACACCCTCCTACCTCTGAACCTGGACAAGTAATACTCTTGCTAGTTGTCACGACTACAGCCGATTTAATTTTGTTAGAAGCTACCGTCAGGGTCGAAGCCCAGGGTTCCCACAGTTTCACATCACTGAACTCGTCCCCTGGTAACGATATGTGAGGTACTAACTTAGGGTCCTGAGCCCTACCGTCCGTGGTTCCGAATACCCACAAGACCTCGTTGACGGTCTTCCCTTCTTCCTGCTTCTCTCTTTCCTGTTTTTTCTGTACTACCTTTTTCGACACCGCGAGCACGCACGGCGTCGCGTACGTCTTCTCTTTCTCCCCTTCACTGGCCACCTGGATCCTGGCCACCGGAATCGGGAACGACCTGATGCCCTCCTTCTTACTGAGGACGTCCAACCAGAAAATCGCTATAGAAGGTTTAGAATTCTTCAGAACGCCGATACTAATCAACGATATCGGCGTGCAACCCATAGGAACGATGGCTGCGGGTTTGTTTTTAATCATAACTCGAACTTCCGGTCTGTCACCTATCTCCAGGACCGCGGGTTGACACCAGACGACTTCACCGTCGACCTTTACCTCACCCGTGGGTGGTGGGTACAATAACTCTTTAAATTGTGACGCTGGGTCCCTACCGTCCTTCCATACCGTTAGGAATACCACCGTTCCGTCCTTCAAGACGACGTGAGAAATCAATAGGTTCTCAATCGGAGGAGAGCAACTCATGTCCGACAGTCTCGTCCAGACCATCGGTAAGTAAGTATCATCGGCGGATGAGTAACCCAAAATCGACAGGTAAACTCCACATTCCTTCCACTGCTCCGCGTACGCCACTGCGACCCATTTTGCCTCTACCTTTCGGTTCCCGAGTTGATACTCGTAGTACTCGGGAAGGACGTCGACGTTAAACGTGGTTACGTGCTGGAAATCGTTGATAATAGAGTTGGAGGTTACTTCTATTCTGTCGTTATCCGGATCCACTCGAACTAGGGCGGAGTAAAGGTCAGAACCGTATTCCTCGACAGGTTTCTTCAAGTTCTCCACCGTGTATATTACCAGGAACAGAACTCTCTCCACGCTGCCGTTCTTCCCGTACTCGTAGCCTACGTGTAATACTCGGACTCGGCTGACCTTTCCTTGTGCCGGTATAACCCTCCTATCTCCATCCTTCATCTCCGGAACGTACAAGACTTCCTCTTTCTCTTCCTTTTTGAATCTTAGGTATTCCTTGAACGATAGGTGCAGTGTGTGTAGGAAGACCCCGTTTCCATCCGGTCCGGCTAAGAGTACGATTCCTTCTTTTCCTCCTTTTATTGTTGCGTAAGCTGTGTCGGTTGGTTTCTCTTGTATTGACATCAGCTTGAGTGCCCAGCCGTTCCAGTTCACGATCCATATGTCTGATGACTCTTGTGATGATCTCGTCACTACGAGTACGCCCTCCGCCTCTATCCCTGGTTGTAGTTGTACCTTCGTTCCCGTCGTGATCTCACACGACGCGCAGTACTCCCCATCTAGCTTGACGTCCCCTGGGGTGAAAGCGTCGTAATGCGGGTAGTAATCAGAGAACATCGCCTTCAGATCTTCTCTCAGTTCCTCGTATGGATCACCTTGAAGTTTCGACGAGGTCGCGGTAGCGGGTGCGGTCACGGCAAAAAACATTATAAGTAAGACCTGGGCGGTGTGACGCACGGTTCGGATTCCCCCGAAACTGGTTTCGGGAAAACCGTAAGGTCGGGTGGTAGGGTAATGCCCCCGTTCGAGCTCGAGTTCGATGGGTTGAAGGTTCAGATAGGTTCTGTGGAAGGTTTCGAACCCAGGGGAGAGGGACCGTTACCGTGTCCCACTGTCTCGGATCTCGCTGATTGGGATAGAAAACTTTTCGCCCGGTATCGAGTGGTGTCGTTTCCCGTATGCGATATGTGTTGTATGTGCACGTACGGCCGTTGCAACTTATCAGAGGGTAGGCGGGGTGCTTGCGGGATAGGCATCCGCTCCAACACGGCCCGATTCACCGCGCTCAAGGCCTGCATCGGTGCGGCTTGCCACACGGCCCACGCACGCCACCTCGTCGAGTATATCCTAAAAAAGTTCGGTGACATGGAGATCGATCTGGGCCCCGAGATCGACGTTGTAGCCCCGATATTCGAGACGATCGTGGGTTTCAGGCCGAAGACGGTCTCTGACCTCGAGAAGGGGCTCGAGTACATCGAGCGCGAGCTCGCTAAGGTTCTATCTTCCGTACACATGGGTCAGGAGATGGACCCTCACGATTACGAGTCCAAGTCCCTCCACGCCGGGATGATCGACAACCTCGCGCTCGAGATAGCCGACGTGGCGCAGATCACTGCTTTCGACATGCCTAAGGGCGAGGCGCCCCTTGTGGAGTTCGGTCCGTTCGCGGCGGATGACTCCAAACCATGTATACTGTTAATAGGTCACAACGTGGCCCCCGGTACCGAGGTCCTCGATTACCTGGAAGATCGCGGTCTCGACGAGGAGGTCGAGGTTCTCGGGATCTGCTGTACGGCTTGGGACGTCAGCCGTGTAGACGATCGATCGAAGGTGATCGGGCCCCTGTCGAGACAGCTCCACTACGTGAGGATGGGTATCGCGGATGTGATCGTGCTCGATGAACAGTGCATCCGCGCGGATATCGTGGAGGAGGCCAATGAGGTCGGATCTAGAGTCATCGCGACGCGAGATCTGGTGATGGCCGGACTGCCGGACGTCACGGACGAACCCACGGAGAAGATCGTCGAGAAGATGGTTTCCGGAGAGTGGATGGGAGTCTTCATCGAGGATCTGGAGAAGGCCGCAGAAGTCGCTGTTGAGGTCGCGATAAGGGTCCACGAGCGGCGGAAGAAGGAAATCCCACAGCCCGATCCGAGGAGACTCCAGAAGGAGGCGGAGCGCTGTTTGGGATGCGGCGACTGTGAACGGGTGTGCCCGAACGACTTACCGATCGTCGAGTCCATGGAGAGGGCGGCGAACGGCGACTTGGATGGACTTGCCGAACTGTTCGACCGGTGCGTGGGTTGTGCCCGGTGTGAGTCCGAATGTCCGTCGAAGATCCGCATCATGAACATGATCGAGGACGCCTGGAGACTGAGGACCAAAGAGGAGAAATATAAAGTACGCACCGGCCGAGGTCCGATCAAGGATGTCGAGATACGACAGGTCGGAGGTCCCATCGTAATGGGTGATATTCCCGGTGTAGTCGCTTTTGTAGCGTGTCCGAACTATCCCGACGATGTGAAGCAAGTGGGTAAAATGGTGGAAGAACTTCTGGAACGAAATTATATCGTACTAACTTCGGGCTGCGCAGCAATGTCACTTAGTATGTACACGGATGAGGATGGTAAGACCTTGTATGAAAAGTACGAAGATAAGTTCGACGCGGGTTGTCTCGTGAACACCGGTCCTTGTGTCTCGAACGCTCATATACTCGGTGCGTGTATTAAGATCGCTGCTATTTTCGCGAAAAAGCCACTTAAAGGGAACTTCAAGGAAATCGCCGATTACATCCTCAACAGGGTCGGAGCTTGTGGGGTACTGTGGGGCGCGATGAGCCAGAAGGCCCTCGCGATATCCACGGGTTTCACGCGATGGGGTATTCCAATAGTTTACGGTCCGGCTGGTCTCAAGTATCAAACATTGTACATCGGTGACCTCGATGGGGATTGGACGGTGTACGATGCACGCACCGGTGAGGAGTGCGAGGAGTATTGTCCCATCCACCTGAAGTACGCGGCGGAAGACTGGAGGGAGGCGCTAGTTCAGGCGGTGAAACTCTGCATCCGTCCCAACGATACCCCACAGGGACGACAGACTAAGCTTCAAAACTACATCGAGTTGTACAAGGAGTTCTACAACGAGCTCCCACCGGACCTTCC
Above is a window of Methanopyrus sp. SNP6 DNA encoding:
- the cdhA gene encoding CO dehydrogenase/acetyl-CoA synthase complex subunit alpha, whose amino-acid sequence is MPPFELEFDGLKVQIGSVEGFEPRGEGPLPCPTVSDLADWDRKLFARYRVVSFPVCDMCCMCTYGRCNLSEGRRGACGIGIRSNTARFTALKACIGAACHTAHARHLVEYILKKFGDMEIDLGPEIDVVAPIFETIVGFRPKTVSDLEKGLEYIERELAKVLSSVHMGQEMDPHDYESKSLHAGMIDNLALEIADVAQITAFDMPKGEAPLVEFGPFAADDSKPCILLIGHNVAPGTEVLDYLEDRGLDEEVEVLGICCTAWDVSRVDDRSKVIGPLSRQLHYVRMGIADVIVLDEQCIRADIVEEANEVGSRVIATRDLVMAGLPDVTDEPTEKIVEKMVSGEWMGVFIEDLEKAAEVAVEVAIRVHERRKKEIPQPDPRRLQKEAERCLGCGDCERVCPNDLPIVESMERAANGDLDGLAELFDRCVGCARCESECPSKIRIMNMIEDAWRLRTKEEKYKVRTGRGPIKDVEIRQVGGPIVMGDIPGVVAFVACPNYPDDVKQVGKMVEELLERNYIVLTSGCAAMSLSMYTDEDGKTLYEKYEDKFDAGCLVNTGPCVSNAHILGACIKIAAIFAKKPLKGNFKEIADYILNRVGACGVLWGAMSQKALAISTGFTRWGIPIVYGPAGLKYQTLYIGDLDGDWTVYDARTGEECEEYCPIHLKYAAEDWREALVQAVKLCIRPNDTPQGRQTKLQNYIELYKEFYNELPPDLPLYVRDKNDVPITLRDEVMEYLNEVGWKPRKGIAEPSLGENVRG